AAAAACCATCGCATAAGTCTCGTATAGATACGAAAGCTCATGAGATGGTTTTTATTTTATACCGATGAAATATTCATTGCCCGATTGCGTTTAAGCCATTATATTGCCGCGCAATTTTTGATAACTTTTGAAAATAAAATAAGTAAAAACCGATGGTCCGTACGATATTTCGCGCTAAAATTCACCGTGCCCGTGTCACTCAACTTGATCTCAACTATCACGGGAGTATCACTATTGATCAGGATTTGCTGGATCTCGTAGATATTTGGCATAATGAAAAAGTGCAGATCGTTAATGCCAATAACGGCGCCCGTTTGGAAACGTATGTGATCGCCGGAAAACGCGGAAGCCGCGTTATCGGTCTCAACGGGCCGGCCGCTCGTTTAGCCATGCCCGGTGACGTGATTTCCATCATAGCTTATGGCGCGGCGGAAGAATCCGAAGCACGGACTTTTCATCCTAAAGTAGTGCTTCTAAATCAAAATAATGAAGTCGTCGAATCGCATACAATCCCCTCGCACGATGATGTAAACCGTTAAAACGCGGTATCCCGACCTTGTTTTTTCATATATAGTGACGTCACACGCGCATGCAGGACATCCGAACCACCCTTACGTATCTGTACGACCTCCAGTTTTTCGGTATAAAGTTCGGCCTCGAAAATACCCGCGCTCTTTTGCAGTTTGTCGGCAATCCTCATAAAAAATTCCCTGTCATTCATGTGGCCGGCACCAACGGAAAAGGTTCCGTCTGTGCGATGCTGGCTTCCATATTTGAAGCCGCCGGTTTACGTTGCGGGTTATACACGTCACCGCATATCGTTCATTTTTCAGAACGCATCCGCATCAATAATATTGAAATCTCTGAAAATGATATCGTTCGTTTGACGCGTCTTTTACAACCGGAAATTGATCGTTTGCAATGTACGTTTTTTGAAGCGACGACCGTGATGGCCTTTCAGTATTTTGAAGAGCAGCATGTGGATATCGCCGTCATCGAAACAGGCCTTGGCGGACGCCTTGATGCAACCAACGTCGTC
This DNA window, taken from bacterium, encodes the following:
- a CDS encoding aspartate 1-decarboxylase, with the protein product MVRTIFRAKIHRARVTQLDLNYHGSITIDQDLLDLVDIWHNEKVQIVNANNGARLETYVIAGKRGSRVIGLNGPAARLAMPGDVISIIAYGAAEESEARTFHPKVVLLNQNNEVVESHTIPSHDDVNR